Proteins encoded within one genomic window of Corallococcus macrosporus:
- a CDS encoding tetratricopeptide repeat protein, protein MPSSFGRGQPGPLRRFTVLTVCALAGWLAACSSPSAPPAPASAPAPEAPKARTCEEGDGAACFEEALKAERDTSPGKSFTRPAELYARACNKGHHAEACFRVATLSAEPGGKLHHLGRAREFGKKGCELSHAPSCALVATQYLEVNEASRNEERAAEYARKACDGGSASGCATLGVMKLQGQGMEPDQASGVKLLERACSGGAAVGCFELSGLYTLGRGVEQDEQRAHLLKQQACDGGHGRACFELGMASAAGSPDVKRDEAKAAALFEKSCALKQPEGCLSLAEALLKGTGLPADAARAATLFAALCDSGEAAGSCGALGDLYMKGHGVARDVERARALRQKACDGDSRDYCAPR, encoded by the coding sequence ATGCCTTCATCGTTCGGCAGAGGACAGCCTGGCCCGCTTCGCCGCTTCACCGTGCTCACGGTCTGTGCGCTCGCGGGCTGGCTCGCCGCCTGCTCCAGCCCGAGCGCGCCCCCCGCCCCGGCTTCGGCCCCTGCCCCGGAGGCCCCGAAGGCCCGCACCTGCGAGGAGGGAGACGGGGCGGCCTGCTTCGAGGAGGCCTTGAAGGCGGAGAGGGATACCAGCCCCGGGAAGAGCTTCACCCGCCCGGCCGAGCTGTACGCGCGTGCCTGCAACAAGGGCCACCACGCGGAGGCGTGCTTCCGCGTGGCGACGCTTTCCGCGGAGCCAGGTGGGAAGCTCCATCACCTCGGGAGGGCCCGGGAGTTCGGCAAGAAGGGCTGCGAGCTTTCCCACGCCCCCAGCTGCGCCCTGGTCGCGACGCAGTACCTGGAAGTCAACGAAGCCAGCAGGAACGAGGAACGCGCGGCGGAGTACGCCCGGAAGGCCTGCGACGGCGGCAGTGCATCCGGCTGCGCCACCCTGGGCGTCATGAAGCTCCAGGGCCAGGGGATGGAGCCGGATCAGGCCAGCGGGGTGAAGCTCCTCGAGCGCGCCTGTTCGGGAGGAGCGGCCGTCGGCTGCTTCGAGCTTTCCGGCCTCTACACCCTGGGCCGTGGCGTGGAGCAGGACGAGCAACGCGCCCACCTCCTGAAGCAGCAGGCGTGTGATGGCGGCCACGGCCGTGCCTGCTTCGAGCTGGGCATGGCCTCCGCGGCGGGCTCGCCCGACGTGAAGCGCGACGAAGCGAAGGCGGCCGCGCTGTTCGAGAAGTCCTGCGCGCTCAAGCAGCCGGAGGGATGTCTCTCCCTCGCGGAGGCGCTCCTGAAGGGAACCGGCCTCCCGGCCGACGCCGCTCGGGCCGCCACGCTGTTCGCCGCGCTCTGTGACTCGGGAGAAGCGGCCGGGTCCTGTGGGGCGCTCGGCGACCTCTATATGAAGGGGCATGGGGTGGCGCGGGACGTGGAACGCGCCAGGGCGTTGAGGCAGAAGGCCTGTGACGGGGACAGCCGCGACTACTGCGCGCCCCGGTAG